Genomic window (Vibrio sp. NTOU-M3):
TAAAAAATTTCAATCCTTTAGTTCACGCCGCATATAAACAAAGGCATCATCTTCGGAGTTCTTTGAAAACCCAAATTGTTGATATAACTTTGCTACGCGATTGCCTTGTAAGTAACACAGTGTTGTCGGTACGCCTAAGCGATCGGCTTCGGTTAATAGCTGACTCAAAACATCACTGCCCAAGCCTATTCCCTGATATTCAGGCAGGATGAAGAAGCGTCCTAAGTAGCACTGCTCTTCGCTAATTTTCCATAAGTAACTGCCTACAGCTTTTCCTTCAACTTCAATGATCGTTGGCCGATCTTCCTGCCATTCTCTTGCATGGATAACGCGTTGATCTTGTTCGTTCCACCCAAATACCTGCTCTATCACAGGAAACTCTGCCGCCTTTTTTAATTCAAAAAGAAACGAATAATCCGATACCTTCGCCGGACGCACTGTGTACTTCATTGTGCTCACTTTTTCAGCCCCAATATTAACGATGCACTAAGCCGCATATAAAAACATAGACAATGCTCATTTTTAAAAGCTAACCCTATGTAACACAAGACTCGAATATGAAAATTTTGCGTTTTTATGACTAAATTGAGCTGGCGACATTTTATTCTTTACCCTAGAATGTGCGGCATAAGTCTATATATTTTTCTCAAACTCAGTTTTCCTTGTGTTGCCAATGCCTTAACGCTTCTTTTCAGGTTTTGAGCACTTCAAGGAAGTGTGTGTAATTGTTTATTTAGCGTATTCACCGATGGAACAAGACAAATTTATCAATGTGTACCGCATACCAACGGGTTTTCAAATCCGCATCGGTAAGTGGCAACAAACATTCAAAGGCACGTCTGATCTTGTCCTGCACCGCGTGCTGGAAACTCGCAATCAGCGTTATCGTAAAACCGATTATTTTCCCGCAGGTTGGTGTGTTAAACCGTTTGAGAAAGATGACTTCTCCATTACCCATCACGGTAATTATATCCAAACGGCAATGCGGACTATGCTGGATCGTAAAGTCTCTTATAAACGTGTTTATCTATCGCGCTTAGCATTAGAAAAGGCGGAGCCAGCACTGCAAGCATTCAAGCAAGAGTGGATTCAAAAACACAACCGAGTGGCAAAAAAGTATAACCAAATCAAAAAGAAACAGATGATGCGTTATGCTAATGAAGAACTGGAAACCATCTACCCTTCAATCCCTAAAGGGGAGTTTGACCGCAAACTGTGGAACAAATTGGTGATTTCAGAGCTGGGCTCACCAAAGAAATTTGATAACCCATATTTCGTGAAGAAAGCGGTGTTTTAAACCTTAATTAAACGTTAAACAGCCCTTATCGGGCTGTTTTTGTTTATTCCATACAATATCTCTAACGATATTTGAAAATGATACTATCGTAGAGAGAGACACCCTCTTCCGTCATGGTTGTCTTCATTTCATCAAGCGCTTGTTGCAGCTCATCCAACAAAGGCTGCGGGATGTGTTTATTAAACGCATAGTAAACTTCCCCTTCTCTTAAGGTGTACACTGCCTCAAATAAGCTGCTTTCCACACCAACTTGTTTTGCCCACCAATACGCTGCTTTTTCATCATAAGCTAAAAGATCAATGCGCTTTTTCATCAATTGCTCAGCCAAGGTTGTAACATACGACGCTTCTTGCATGGCGTCCCGGGGAATTCCCATGGCTAATAAGGACTGCTCTCCAATATCATCCCGAATGACACCAATGGTGTAATTGGCCATTTCCATTGGATCATTGATTTTTATGTTGGCGTCTTTGCGGGCAAGAACAACAACTTTAATATCACTAATTGGACCAACCCAATTGAACAAGTTTTCACGATGTTCAGTTCGAGTCGTGGAGAAAAGAACCGCATCTTTTTGCGTTAATGTCGCTCGGTAGGACCGTGCCCAAGGCCCGACATGAATCTGTTCCATCTTCACTTCCTGCCCCATCATCTGACTGGCAGACAGCAAAATATCGACGGCAAATCCCTGAAGCTTTCCATCAAGCGTAAAATTAGCTGGCGGATACTCTTCGGTATTAAAGCGTAAGTCAGATAAACTGTTGACCGCAGCATGCGCATTCGCTGCCACCATCATCAATACGGTAGAAAAACCAGTGATACGGACTGTAAACATAGTAGGCTCCACATCCATGTAGCTACTTTAAAGCTAGTCCAGTGGAAGCCCTCCGTATAGAAAAAATTGTACTAAGGCTGAGACATTATTTACTTTGTTAACTCATACCTAAGCAGGCAGTAGATTATTTCTAACCAGTCCTCGCCTCACATTAGTACACAGTTTTCCGAAGCGCCGAATATCATCAAATTGAGGAATGACTCCGCGTGACATCGCAGATTCCCAATAGGTTAGCTCTGAATCCACCAGCTCTAGCAGCTTTTTGGGGCAGCCAATACAGTTTCCCTTCACACCACATACAAATGTTTCAGACTCATATAGCGGCAATTCTGCTTTTACTTGTTGAATAATCAACTGCATGGCGGTCATGCGATCAGGTTTGGGGCTCATAATGAAGTAACACGGCAACAGCAAAGGGTGGATTATATATCCATATGATGACGATGAATAACCGTATTTACTGATGGCTTAGATTAGGGGCTGTTGATCTTTTGCGGTTAAAATTCGTTCGAAAGGTCACAGACCCTAGGCAAGTTCAACGCTCAGACTTGACTTTCATGACCACTAAGATGCCTCCTAAGATCAAAATTGAAGCTATGACGGCTTGTAGAGAAAGCTCTTCTCCTAACCATATTGTGC
Coding sequences:
- a CDS encoding GNAT family N-acetyltransferase — its product is MKYTVRPAKVSDYSFLFELKKAAEFPVIEQVFGWNEQDQRVIHAREWQEDRPTIIEVEGKAVGSYLWKISEEQCYLGRFFILPEYQGIGLGSDVLSQLLTEADRLGVPTTLCYLQGNRVAKLYQQFGFSKNSEDDAFVYMRRELKD
- a CDS encoding substrate-binding periplasmic protein; this translates as MMVAANAHAAVNSLSDLRFNTEEYPPANFTLDGKLQGFAVDILLSASQMMGQEVKMEQIHVGPWARSYRATLTQKDAVLFSTTRTEHRENLFNWVGPISDIKVVVLARKDANIKINDPMEMANYTIGVIRDDIGEQSLLAMGIPRDAMQEASYVTTLAEQLMKKRIDLLAYDEKAAYWWAKQVGVESSLFEAVYTLREGEVYYAFNKHIPQPLLDELQQALDEMKTTMTEEGVSLYDSIIFKYR